GAGGGAAAGCATCATCAAGCCCGATTGCGAGCTTTCCGCTATCCTTAACTTTGTTCCATGAATCATCAGAAGCCTGAGCCATGACTGCGAAGGCCAACATCATAGCAACCATAAGAATTACTAATAATCTTTTCATGTTCACTCCTCAAAAATTTATTACGTTCCACATGATCAGGATAATTAAAAACATATCAAAAACACTTTCTATGTCTTTTTTAACAATCCTGAAGAGATGAACCAAATATCTTATGAACCATGAACATGCAAGGCTGAACAGGTGCAAAAAAACAACTTCGTTATATTTATAAGATTAAAATCACATTTTTTACTTAATTATTCCATCTGCACCATCAAAATACATTCCTTTTTACCAAATCAAGTAAAAAACTGGTTTTCCTTGTTAAAGCAGTTGCTAATCTTTTCAGCCGTGTGATAACTTATATACAACTTATATTCCCACTAGATATAATAAGGAGATTACACATGCCCAATCTTACTTCGTGGGGAAGCCGGGAAATAGAAAAACTTAAAAATGATATGGATAGACTCTTTGACAGTCTATGTGTGGATTACGGCATCCCTTCAGTTTGCGGAATAATTGACTGCACCCCCAGAACTGAAATGAAAGAACAGAATGAAACACTTGTGGTAAGAACCACCATGCCCGGTTTTCAGGCTGAAGATCTGGGAGTTTCTGTAACTGAAACGACTATGACTATTTCCGGTGAAAAAAAGGTTACCTTCCAAGGCGGCCGAAAAACCAACCATTTTAAAAAGACTATCCCACTTCCATGCCGGGTCGATCCGGAAAATGTAAGAGCCACATTTAAGGATGGAGTACTGGAAATAGTACTGCTC
The nucleotide sequence above comes from Maridesulfovibrio ferrireducens. Encoded proteins:
- a CDS encoding Hsp20/alpha crystallin family protein, encoding MPNLTSWGSREIEKLKNDMDRLFDSLCVDYGIPSVCGIIDCTPRTEMKEQNETLVVRTTMPGFQAEDLGVSVTETTMTISGEKKVTFQGGRKTNHFKKTIPLPCRVDPENVRATFKDGVLEIVLLKCIIKPQKTIFITAE